A genomic window from Arvicanthis niloticus isolate mArvNil1 chromosome 25, mArvNil1.pat.X, whole genome shotgun sequence includes:
- the Plag1 gene encoding zinc finger protein PLAG1 isoform X1 yields the protein MATVIPGDLSEVRDTQKAPSGKRKRGESKPRKNFPCQLCDKAFNSVEKLKVHSFSHTGERPYKCTHQDCTKAFVSKYKLQRHMATHSPEKTHKCNYCEKMFHRKDHLKNHLHTHDPNKETFKCEECGKSYNTKLGFKRHLALHAATSGDLTCKVCLQTFESTGVLLEHLKSHAGKSSGGVKEKKHQCEHCERRFYTRKDVRRHMVVHTGRKDFLCQYCAQRFGRKDHLTRHMKKSHNQELLKVKTEPVDFLDPFTCNMSVPIKDELLPVMSLPSSELLSKPFTNTLQLNLYNTPFQSMQSSGSAHQMITTLPLGMTCPIDMDAVHPSHHLAFKCPFSSTSYAISIPEKEQPLKGEIESYLMELQGGAPSSSQDSQASSSKLGLDPQSGSPDDGAGDLSLSKSSISIGDPLNTPALDFSQLFNFIPLNGPPYNPLSVGSLGMSYSQDEAHSSVSQLPTQTQDLQDPANAVGLGSLHSLSAAFTSSLSSSTTLPRFHQAFQ from the exons ATGGCCACTGTCATTCCTGGTGATTTGTCAGAAGTAAGAGATACCCAGAAAGCCCCTTCAGGGAAACGTAAGCGTGGTGAAAGCAAACCAAGAAAAAACTTTCCTTGCCAACTGTGTGACAAGGCCTTTAACAGTGTTGAGAAATTAAAGGTTCACTCCTTCTCTCACACGGGAGAGAGGCCCTACAAGTGCACACACCAAGACTGCACCAAGGCCTTTGTTTCTAAGTACAAATTACAAAG GCACATGGCTACTCACTCTCCTGAGAAAACCCACAAGTGTAATTATTGTGAGAAAATGTTTCACCGGAAAGACCATCTGAAGAACCACCTCCATACGCACGACCCCAACAAAGAGACCTTTAAATGCGAAGAGTGTGGCAAGAGCTACAACACCAAGCTTGGCTTTAAGCGACACTTGGCCTTGCACGCTGCCACCAGTGGCGACCTCACCTGCAAGGTGTGTTTGCAGACTTTTGAGAGCACAGGTGTGCTCCTAGAGCACCTGAAATCTCACGCAGGCAAGTCATCTGGGGGCGTGAAAGAGAAAAAGCACCAGTGTGAACATTGCGAACGCAGGTTCTACACCCGGAAGGATGTCCGGAGACACATGGTAGTGCACACGGGAAGAAAGGACTTCCTCTGCCAGTACTGTGCACAGAGATTTGGACGAAAGGATCACCTCACTCGACACATGAAGAAGAGTCACAATCAGGAGCTTCTGAAAGTCAAAACCGAACCAGTAGATTTCCTGGACCCATTTACCTGCAACATGTCTGTGCCTATAAAAGATGAACTCCTGCCGGTCATGTCCTTACCTTCCAGTGAACTCTTGTCAAAGCCATTCACAAACACTTTGCAGTTAAACCTCTATAACACTCCATTTCAGTCCATGCAGAGCTCTGGGTCTGCTCACCAAATGATAACAACTTTACCTTTGGGAATGACATGCCCCATAGATATGGATGCTGTTCACCCCTCTCATCATCTTGCTTTCAAATGTCCATTCAGTTCTACCTCATATGCAATCTCTATTCCTGAAAAAGAACAGCCATTAAAGGGGGAAATTGAGAGTTACCTGATGGAGTTACAAGGTGGCGCACCATCTTCATCCCAGGATTCTCAAGCATCGTCATCTAAGTTAGGGTTAGATCCTCAGAGTGGGTCCCCAGATGATGGTGCTGGAGACCTCTCCCTGTCAAAGAGCTCTATCTCTATCGGTGACCCCCTCAACACACCAGCATTGGATTTCTCTCAGTTGTTCAATTTCATACCATTAAATGGTCCTCCTTATAATCCGCTTTCAGTGGGAAGCCTTGGGATGAGCTATTCCCAAGATGAAGCACATTCTTCTGTTTCTCAGCtacccacacaaacacaggaTCTTCAGGATCCTGCGAATGCAGTGGGTCTTGGTTCTCTGCACTCCCTGTCAGCAGCTTTCACCAGCAGCCTAAGCTCAAGCACTACCCTGCCCCGTTTCCACCAGGCATTTCAGTAG
- the Plag1 gene encoding zinc finger protein PLAG1 isoform X2, with protein sequence MATHSPEKTHKCNYCEKMFHRKDHLKNHLHTHDPNKETFKCEECGKSYNTKLGFKRHLALHAATSGDLTCKVCLQTFESTGVLLEHLKSHAGKSSGGVKEKKHQCEHCERRFYTRKDVRRHMVVHTGRKDFLCQYCAQRFGRKDHLTRHMKKSHNQELLKVKTEPVDFLDPFTCNMSVPIKDELLPVMSLPSSELLSKPFTNTLQLNLYNTPFQSMQSSGSAHQMITTLPLGMTCPIDMDAVHPSHHLAFKCPFSSTSYAISIPEKEQPLKGEIESYLMELQGGAPSSSQDSQASSSKLGLDPQSGSPDDGAGDLSLSKSSISIGDPLNTPALDFSQLFNFIPLNGPPYNPLSVGSLGMSYSQDEAHSSVSQLPTQTQDLQDPANAVGLGSLHSLSAAFTSSLSSSTTLPRFHQAFQ encoded by the coding sequence ATGGCTACTCACTCTCCTGAGAAAACCCACAAGTGTAATTATTGTGAGAAAATGTTTCACCGGAAAGACCATCTGAAGAACCACCTCCATACGCACGACCCCAACAAAGAGACCTTTAAATGCGAAGAGTGTGGCAAGAGCTACAACACCAAGCTTGGCTTTAAGCGACACTTGGCCTTGCACGCTGCCACCAGTGGCGACCTCACCTGCAAGGTGTGTTTGCAGACTTTTGAGAGCACAGGTGTGCTCCTAGAGCACCTGAAATCTCACGCAGGCAAGTCATCTGGGGGCGTGAAAGAGAAAAAGCACCAGTGTGAACATTGCGAACGCAGGTTCTACACCCGGAAGGATGTCCGGAGACACATGGTAGTGCACACGGGAAGAAAGGACTTCCTCTGCCAGTACTGTGCACAGAGATTTGGACGAAAGGATCACCTCACTCGACACATGAAGAAGAGTCACAATCAGGAGCTTCTGAAAGTCAAAACCGAACCAGTAGATTTCCTGGACCCATTTACCTGCAACATGTCTGTGCCTATAAAAGATGAACTCCTGCCGGTCATGTCCTTACCTTCCAGTGAACTCTTGTCAAAGCCATTCACAAACACTTTGCAGTTAAACCTCTATAACACTCCATTTCAGTCCATGCAGAGCTCTGGGTCTGCTCACCAAATGATAACAACTTTACCTTTGGGAATGACATGCCCCATAGATATGGATGCTGTTCACCCCTCTCATCATCTTGCTTTCAAATGTCCATTCAGTTCTACCTCATATGCAATCTCTATTCCTGAAAAAGAACAGCCATTAAAGGGGGAAATTGAGAGTTACCTGATGGAGTTACAAGGTGGCGCACCATCTTCATCCCAGGATTCTCAAGCATCGTCATCTAAGTTAGGGTTAGATCCTCAGAGTGGGTCCCCAGATGATGGTGCTGGAGACCTCTCCCTGTCAAAGAGCTCTATCTCTATCGGTGACCCCCTCAACACACCAGCATTGGATTTCTCTCAGTTGTTCAATTTCATACCATTAAATGGTCCTCCTTATAATCCGCTTTCAGTGGGAAGCCTTGGGATGAGCTATTCCCAAGATGAAGCACATTCTTCTGTTTCTCAGCtacccacacaaacacaggaTCTTCAGGATCCTGCGAATGCAGTGGGTCTTGGTTCTCTGCACTCCCTGTCAGCAGCTTTCACCAGCAGCCTAAGCTCAAGCACTACCCTGCCCCGTTTCCACCAGGCATTTCAGTAG